The following proteins are encoded in a genomic region of Clostridium kluyveri:
- a CDS encoding LysR family transcriptional regulator, with protein sequence MDIKQLQTFITVAKLLNFREAGEELNYSQSSVSDHIRNLEKELGTKLFERLGKKVFLNESGKKLISLAEKMIQDEKEIQGLFNKNEKISGLLRIGAAETLSVFWLPPILKEYRIIYPDVKVTLRMADCAEFPKMLSHNMIDVAFSLHDQSQHEYISQINIFKDSTVFIAAPDHPLVNLKRIKIHELENHSFILPEAECCYRVELEELLKEHSIKIDTIMELSSLEAIKQCVKIGLGISLLPKIAVQREINKGELAILTIENCDISICAKMIYHKQKWISPPLNALKNMICTNNKEEEHKIS encoded by the coding sequence ATGGATATTAAACAACTTCAAACATTTATTACTGTTGCTAAATTATTAAATTTCAGAGAAGCTGGAGAAGAACTTAATTACTCTCAATCCTCTGTTTCTGATCATATACGTAATTTAGAAAAAGAACTTGGTACAAAACTTTTTGAACGTCTTGGAAAAAAAGTGTTTCTAAATGAAAGTGGGAAAAAATTAATTTCTTTAGCTGAAAAAATGATTCAAGATGAAAAGGAAATTCAAGGGCTATTTAACAAAAATGAAAAAATTTCTGGATTACTTAGAATAGGAGCTGCTGAAACCCTTTCCGTTTTCTGGCTTCCTCCTATACTCAAGGAATATCGTATTATATATCCAGATGTTAAAGTAACACTTAGGATGGCCGATTGTGCTGAATTTCCTAAAATGTTATCTCATAATATGATTGATGTGGCTTTTAGTCTCCATGATCAATCACAGCATGAATATATTTCCCAAATTAATATTTTTAAAGATTCTACAGTTTTTATTGCAGCACCTGATCATCCCCTTGTTAATTTAAAGAGAATAAAGATACATGAACTTGAGAACCATTCTTTTATTCTTCCAGAAGCTGAATGCTGCTATCGTGTGGAATTAGAAGAATTATTAAAAGAACATAGCATAAAAATAGATACCATTATGGAACTTAGTAGTTTAGAGGCTATAAAACAATGTGTAAAAATAGGACTTGGAATTTCTCTGTTACCTAAAATTGCAGTTCAAAGGGAAATTAATAAAGGTGAACTTGCCATTTTGACCATAGAAAATTGTGATATTTCCATATGTGCTAAAATGATATATCATAAACAAAAGTGGATATCTCCCCCTTTAAATGCTTTAAAAAATATGATATGTACAAATAATAAAGAGGAGGAACATAAAATATCATAA